From the Gallaecimonas kandeliae genome, one window contains:
- a CDS encoding Grx4 family monothiol glutaredoxin, with protein sequence MDTIEDTIARIKGQIAEHHILLYMKGSPKLPSCGFSAQASQALMACGEAFAYVDILQNPDIRAELPKYANWPTFPQLWVEGELIGGCDIILEMYQRGELQPLIKETAAKHKKEEAAE encoded by the coding sequence ATGGACACCATCGAAGACACCATTGCACGCATCAAAGGCCAAATCGCCGAACACCACATACTGCTGTACATGAAGGGCTCCCCCAAGCTGCCCAGCTGCGGCTTCTCCGCCCAGGCTTCCCAGGCCCTGATGGCCTGCGGCGAGGCTTTCGCCTACGTGGACATACTGCAGAACCCCGACATCCGTGCCGAGCTGCCCAAGTACGCCAACTGGCCCACCTTCCCCCAGCTGTGGGTGGAAGGGGAGCTGATCGGCGGCTGCGACATCATCCTGGAAATGTACCAGCGTGGTGAGCTGCAGCCCCTGATCAAGGAAACCGCGGCCAAGCACAAGAAGGAAGAGGCGGCCGAGTAA
- a CDS encoding peroxiredoxin, translated as MSVLVGRAAPDFTAAAVLGNGEIVDNFNLKSHISGKYAVLFFYPLDFTFVCPSELIAFDHRLEEFTKRGVEVIGVSIDSQFTHHAWRNTPVDKGGIGQVGYPLVADVKHAICQAYDVEHPEAGVAFRGSFLIDKAGNVRHQVVNDLPLGRNIDEMLRMIDALQFTEEHGEVCPAGWNKGDKGMKADADGVATYLAENADKL; from the coding sequence ATGAGCGTACTCGTAGGCCGCGCTGCCCCCGACTTTACCGCTGCCGCCGTACTCGGCAACGGTGAGATCGTCGACAACTTCAACCTCAAGTCCCACATCAGCGGCAAATACGCTGTGCTGTTCTTCTACCCCCTGGACTTCACCTTCGTGTGCCCCTCGGAGCTGATCGCCTTCGATCACCGCCTGGAAGAGTTCACCAAGCGTGGCGTGGAAGTCATAGGTGTTTCCATCGACTCCCAGTTCACTCACCACGCCTGGCGTAACACCCCGGTCGACAAGGGCGGTATCGGCCAGGTTGGCTACCCCCTGGTTGCCGACGTCAAGCATGCCATCTGCCAGGCCTACGACGTAGAGCACCCCGAAGCCGGTGTTGCCTTCCGCGGCTCCTTCCTGATCGACAAGGCCGGCAACGTCCGTCACCAGGTCGTCAACGACCTGCCGCTGGGCCGTAACATCGACGAGATGTTGCGCATGATCGATGCCCTCCAGTTCACCGAAGAGCACGGCGAAGTCTGCCCTGCCGGCTGGAACAAAGGCGACAAGGGTATGAAGGCCGACGCCGACGGCGTTGCCACCTACCTGGCCGAGAACGCCGACAAGCTGTAA
- a CDS encoding ABC transporter permease, which translates to MKWRNVYALGVKELWSLLKDPVMMVLILYTFTLALYAISKGANTDVRNAAIAVQDLDQSPLSARLTEAFLPPYFRPAVQVQGDGELDRLLEQGKVTFALQIPPRFSADLHAGRHPELGLQVDASAISQAGTGAGYIKAILAQTLAEAFGQDQVPAVALVTRAYFNPNLNTGWFMAVMQLINNVTLLAIILTGAAVIREREHGTLEHLLVMPLSAMEIMLAKVWANGLVILLAAVVSLYAMVEGVLGVPINGSVPLFVLGSLVYLGAVTSLGIWLATLARTMPQFGLLAIPVFVVMQLLSGGITPLDSMPVVLQYLMQLLPSTHYVALAQAVLYRGAGLAIIWPQLLAVALSALVFFALALGRFRKMVSG; encoded by the coding sequence ATGAAATGGCGCAACGTCTATGCCCTGGGGGTCAAGGAGCTGTGGAGCCTCTTGAAGGATCCGGTGATGATGGTGCTGATCCTTTACACCTTCACCCTGGCCCTCTACGCCATCAGCAAGGGCGCCAACACCGATGTGCGCAATGCCGCCATAGCGGTGCAGGACCTTGACCAGAGCCCGCTCTCGGCCAGGCTCACCGAGGCCTTCCTGCCCCCCTATTTCCGCCCCGCCGTCCAGGTGCAGGGGGACGGCGAGCTGGACCGGCTGCTGGAGCAGGGCAAGGTCACCTTCGCCCTGCAGATCCCGCCCCGCTTCTCCGCCGATCTCCACGCCGGCCGCCATCCCGAACTGGGGCTGCAGGTGGATGCCAGCGCCATCAGCCAGGCCGGCACCGGCGCCGGCTACATCAAGGCGATACTGGCCCAGACCCTGGCCGAGGCCTTCGGCCAGGACCAGGTGCCGGCGGTGGCGCTGGTGACCCGCGCCTATTTCAACCCCAACCTCAACACCGGCTGGTTCATGGCGGTGATGCAGCTCATCAACAACGTCACCCTGCTGGCCATCATCCTCACCGGCGCCGCCGTTATCCGCGAGCGGGAGCACGGCACCTTGGAGCACCTCTTGGTGATGCCGCTCTCGGCCATGGAGATCATGCTGGCCAAAGTCTGGGCCAACGGCCTGGTTATACTGCTGGCGGCGGTCGTCTCCCTCTACGCCATGGTCGAAGGGGTGCTGGGGGTGCCCATCAACGGCTCTGTGCCGCTGTTCGTGCTGGGCTCTTTGGTCTACCTGGGGGCCGTCACCTCCCTTGGGATCTGGCTGGCGACCCTGGCCCGCACCATGCCCCAGTTCGGCCTGCTGGCCATTCCCGTGTTCGTGGTGATGCAGCTGCTCTCCGGCGGCATTACCCCCCTGGACTCCATGCCGGTCGTGCTCCAGTACCTGATGCAGCTGCTGCCCTCCACCCACTACGTGGCCCTGGCCCAGGCGGTGCTCTACCGGGGCGCCGGCCTTGCCATCATCTGGCCCCAGCTCTTGGCCGTGGCCTTGAGCGCCCTGGTCTTCTTCGCCCTGGCGCTGGGCCGCTTTCGCAAGATGGTCAGCGGCTGA
- a CDS encoding TIGR00730 family Rossman fold protein, whose protein sequence is MESLAVFCGSKAGKDPRFSDAAKALGTLLAERGITLVYGGGHVGLMGAVADAALSAGGRVIGVIPQALMDREVGHKGLTELHVVRDMHERKALMAQLAQGFVALPGGAGTLEELAEAWTWAMLGYHHKPLGLLNLAGFYDALLAQGRHFVDQGFLEPRYLEMLQVEAEPGALLDALAAYRPPAPKWA, encoded by the coding sequence ATGGAAAGCCTGGCCGTTTTTTGTGGTTCCAAGGCGGGCAAGGACCCGCGCTTTAGCGATGCGGCAAAGGCCCTAGGCACCCTGCTGGCCGAGCGGGGCATCACCCTTGTTTACGGCGGCGGCCATGTGGGGCTGATGGGGGCAGTGGCGGATGCGGCACTGAGTGCCGGCGGCAGGGTGATAGGGGTCATACCCCAGGCGCTGATGGACAGGGAGGTGGGCCACAAGGGCCTCACCGAACTGCACGTGGTGCGGGACATGCACGAGCGCAAGGCGCTGATGGCGCAATTGGCCCAGGGCTTCGTGGCCCTGCCTGGCGGCGCCGGCACCCTGGAGGAGCTGGCCGAGGCTTGGACCTGGGCCATGCTCGGCTACCACCACAAGCCCCTGGGGCTGCTCAACCTGGCCGGCTTCTACGACGCCCTGCTGGCCCAGGGCCGGCACTTTGTCGACCAGGGCTTCCTGGAGCCCCGTTACCTCGAGATGCTCCAAGTCGAGGCAGAGCCCGGGGCCCTGCTGGACGCCCTGGCGGCTTACCGCCCGCCGGCGCCGAAGTGGGCCTGA
- a CDS encoding HlyD family secretion protein encodes MRKGLVLAALVVAALAVWLGQHWLLKGSPEGFASGNGRIEAVELDVASKYGGRLDQLLVNEGDFVTKGQILARMDSATLEAQLRQAQAKARQAGDNLLSAQAQVEQAQSQLNLAELQYKRAKELLAKKLVARAQYDEAESGFQVAKANVTAAKARAVAAKGAIDEAEAGVDSLQSQLDETVLRAPRDGRIQYRLANVGEVLGAGGRVLTLLDLTDVTMSIFLPQTLAGKLALGSEARIVLDVIPDKPIPATVSFVASDAQFTPKQVETQDEREKLMFRVKVRIPKALLEAHIQQVKTGLPGVAWVRLDATKPWPANLETPFKS; translated from the coding sequence ATGCGTAAAGGGCTAGTGCTGGCCGCCCTCGTCGTCGCGGCCCTGGCCGTCTGGCTGGGGCAACATTGGCTGCTCAAGGGCAGCCCCGAAGGCTTTGCCTCGGGTAACGGCAGGATAGAAGCGGTGGAACTGGACGTGGCCAGCAAGTACGGCGGCCGCCTGGACCAGCTGCTGGTCAACGAAGGGGACTTCGTCACCAAGGGCCAGATCCTGGCCAGGATGGACAGCGCCACTTTGGAAGCCCAGCTGCGCCAGGCCCAGGCCAAGGCCCGCCAGGCCGGCGACAACCTCCTGTCCGCCCAGGCCCAGGTGGAGCAGGCCCAGAGCCAGCTCAACCTGGCCGAGTTGCAGTACAAGAGGGCCAAGGAGCTGTTGGCCAAGAAGCTGGTCGCCCGCGCCCAGTATGACGAGGCCGAGTCCGGCTTCCAGGTCGCCAAGGCCAATGTCACGGCCGCCAAGGCCAGGGCGGTAGCGGCCAAGGGCGCCATAGACGAGGCCGAGGCCGGGGTCGACAGCCTCCAGTCCCAGTTGGACGAGACGGTATTGCGGGCCCCCCGCGACGGCCGTATCCAGTACCGCCTGGCCAACGTCGGTGAAGTGCTGGGGGCCGGCGGCCGGGTGCTGACCTTGCTGGATCTCACCGACGTCACCATGTCCATCTTCCTGCCCCAGACGTTGGCCGGCAAGCTGGCCCTGGGCAGTGAAGCCCGCATAGTGCTGGACGTCATCCCCGACAAGCCCATCCCCGCCACCGTCAGCTTCGTGGCCAGCGACGCCCAGTTCACCCCCAAGCAGGTGGAGACCCAAGACGAGCGGGAGAAGCTGATGTTCAGGGTCAAGGTGCGCATTCCCAAGGCCCTGCTCGAGGCCCATATCCAACAGGTGAAGACGGGCCTGCCCGGCGTGGCCTGGGTGCGCCTGGACGCCACCAAGCCCTGGCCGGCCAACCTTGAAACCCCCTTCAAGTCATGA
- a CDS encoding succinylglutamate desuccinylase/aspartoacylase family protein yields the protein MKLGGLNILPGTRVELKLPVPPLYTNAAMDMPVTVIRGKKDGPRLFVSAAIHGDEINGVEIVRRLLASSFVKRITGTLILVPVVNVYGYVSKSRYLPDRRDLNRAFPGSAKGSMTARLAHSFMTEIVANASHGIDLHTGAKHRTNLPQIRTSLNDHQALAMAKAFRVPVILNAELRDGSLRATAAESGCPVLLYEAGEALRFDEFAIRAGLRGIVNVMRHLGMLPEKKVQGRSIAPQIAQESRWVRANGSGILLSTKNIGDAVQKNEVMAHITDPLGSRPLVIRSPVDGIVIGQATLPLVHEGEALFNVAHTEKADQVEASLPHFYDNLERLDESDFAPL from the coding sequence ATGAAACTGGGCGGCCTCAACATCCTTCCCGGCACCCGTGTCGAGCTGAAGCTGCCTGTGCCGCCCCTCTACACCAACGCCGCCATGGACATGCCGGTGACGGTGATCCGCGGCAAGAAGGACGGCCCCCGCCTCTTCGTCAGCGCCGCCATCCACGGCGACGAGATCAACGGCGTCGAGATAGTGCGCCGCCTCCTGGCCAGCTCCTTCGTCAAGCGCATCACCGGCACCCTGATCCTGGTGCCCGTGGTCAACGTCTACGGTTACGTCTCCAAGAGCCGCTACCTGCCGGACAGGCGCGATCTCAACCGCGCCTTCCCCGGCTCCGCCAAGGGCTCCATGACGGCCCGCCTGGCCCACAGCTTCATGACCGAGATAGTGGCCAACGCCAGCCACGGCATCGATCTCCATACAGGTGCCAAGCACCGCACCAACCTGCCGCAGATCCGCACCTCCCTCAACGACCACCAGGCCCTGGCCATGGCCAAGGCCTTCCGGGTGCCGGTGATCCTGAACGCCGAGCTGCGCGACGGCTCCCTGCGGGCCACGGCCGCCGAGAGCGGCTGCCCTGTGCTGCTCTACGAGGCAGGCGAGGCGCTGCGCTTCGACGAGTTCGCCATCCGCGCCGGCCTGCGCGGCATCGTCAACGTCATGCGCCACCTCGGCATGCTGCCCGAGAAGAAGGTCCAGGGCCGCTCCATAGCCCCGCAGATAGCCCAGGAGAGCCGCTGGGTGCGCGCCAACGGCTCCGGCATACTGCTCAGCACCAAGAACATCGGTGACGCCGTCCAGAAGAACGAAGTGATGGCCCACATCACCGATCCCCTCGGCAGCCGCCCCCTGGTGATCAGAAGCCCTGTCGACGGCATCGTCATAGGCCAGGCGACCCTGCCCCTGGTCCACGAGGGGGAGGCGCTGTTCAACGTCGCCCACACCGAGAAGGCCGATCAGGTCGAGGCGTCTTTGCCTCATTTCTATGACAATCTTGAACGGTTGGATGAGAGTGATTTTGCGCCTTTGTGA
- the rimK gene encoding 30S ribosomal protein S6--L-glutamate ligase: protein MKIGILSRKADLYSTRRLVEAAESRGHEVQVLNHLLCYMNITSLRPSIHYGGVELENPDAIIPRIGASVTFYGTAVVRQFEMMGVYCVNESVAISRSRDKLRSLQLLARKGIGLPITGFAHSTKATDDLIEMVGGAPLVVKLLESTQGKGVVLAETRKAAESTIEAFRSLGGRFLVQEYIREAGGADIRCIVVGDKVVASMQRQAKDGEFRSNLHRGGSAIPVRITPEERSTAVRSAKIMGLGVAGVDLLRSNHGPLVMEVNSSPGLEGIENSTGVDVAGAIIEHIEKKAKPHSNRTKGKG, encoded by the coding sequence ATGAAAATTGGCATCCTGTCCCGCAAGGCGGACCTTTACTCGACCCGCCGCCTGGTCGAAGCCGCCGAATCCCGGGGCCATGAGGTGCAGGTGTTGAACCACCTGCTGTGCTACATGAACATCACCTCCTTGCGTCCCAGCATCCACTACGGTGGCGTTGAGCTGGAGAACCCGGATGCCATCATTCCCCGCATCGGTGCCTCTGTCACCTTCTACGGCACCGCCGTGGTGCGCCAGTTCGAGATGATGGGGGTCTACTGCGTCAACGAATCGGTGGCCATCTCCCGCTCCCGCGACAAGCTGCGCAGCCTGCAACTGTTGGCCCGCAAGGGCATAGGCCTGCCCATCACCGGCTTCGCCCACTCCACCAAGGCCACGGACGATCTCATCGAGATGGTGGGCGGCGCGCCCCTGGTGGTCAAACTGCTGGAGAGCACCCAGGGCAAGGGCGTGGTGCTGGCCGAGACCCGCAAGGCGGCCGAGAGTACCATCGAGGCCTTCCGTAGCCTCGGCGGCCGCTTCCTGGTCCAGGAATACATCCGCGAGGCGGGCGGCGCCGACATCCGCTGCATCGTCGTCGGCGACAAGGTGGTGGCCTCCATGCAGCGCCAGGCCAAAGACGGGGAGTTCCGCTCCAACCTGCACCGTGGCGGCAGCGCCATACCGGTGCGCATCACCCCTGAGGAGCGCTCCACGGCCGTGCGCAGCGCCAAGATCATGGGCCTGGGGGTGGCGGGTGTGGATCTGCTGCGCTCCAACCACGGTCCCCTGGTGATGGAAGTGAACAGCTCCCCCGGCCTCGAAGGCATAGAGAACTCCACCGGCGTGGACGTGGCCGGCGCCATCATCGAGCACATCGAGAAGAAGGCCAAGCCCCACAGCAACAGAACCAAGGGCAAGGGCTGA
- the rbbA gene encoding ribosome-associated ATPase/putative transporter RbbA, which yields MSAIRLEGVSHRYGDNLALDEASLRLAPGQSLGIIGPDGVGKSTLLDLIAGTKALQQGKVQVLGADMARRSQRRKVCADIAYMPQGLGKNLYPTLSVWENIDFFGRLFGQGRAERERRARQLLEATHLWAFRDRPAGKLSGGMKQKLGLCCALIHDPKLLLLDEPTTGVDPLSRRQFWTLVAKIREARPQMSLVVATAYMEEAMMLDQVMALDAGKVLALDSPQGLLARTGKADLEAAFVALKGGDGQPFQPLPLKDGGGEPAIVAEALTCRFGDFTAVDQVSLSIEKGEIFGFLGSNGCGKTTTMKMLTGLLPPTEGSATIFGEPVTEHSLAMRAKVGYMTQAFSLYGELTVRANLELHARLYAIAEPQARIAGLLARFGLDGAAEQGAEALPLGLKQRLQLAVAVLHGPRLLILDEPTSGVDPQARDQFWTLLHELSRQEGVTIFISTHFMNEAGRCDRISLMHAGQVLAQGKPEALVAESGAGDLEGAFIHYLEAAQPPQESGDLGGEVETEGRAVAPFSLKRLWAYARRESMEIKRDPIRLAFALLGTLLLMVVFGYGISFDVEHLPFAAFDQDQSPSSRAYLEEFRGSRYFQEQAPVASEQEAMARLRSGKLRLVLAIPPGFGRDLKAGRHPQVAAWLDGAMPFRGETARGYVLGVHQQFLADRQLAGPNPVDLELRFRYNQAFKSVNAMVPGVLMLLLAVIPAILTAVGVVREKELGSILNLYATPVTRLEFLLGKQLPYVLIACVNGLTMLLLALWLFQVPVKGSFLALGLGVLLYVTATTGFGLLISAFVRTQVAALFAAAILSILPAVNFSGFIVPLASMTGVAKWMGVLFPPAYFHTLSEGVFAKGLGLAELVPSLLALAAFAVLFVALAVSVMKEQES from the coding sequence ATGAGCGCCATCCGCCTCGAAGGGGTCAGCCACCGCTACGGCGACAACCTGGCCCTGGATGAGGCCAGCCTGCGCCTGGCGCCCGGCCAGAGCCTCGGCATCATAGGGCCGGACGGGGTCGGCAAGTCGACCCTGCTGGACCTCATCGCCGGCACCAAAGCCTTGCAACAGGGCAAGGTACAGGTGCTGGGGGCGGACATGGCCAGGCGCAGCCAGCGGCGCAAGGTCTGCGCCGACATCGCCTATATGCCACAGGGCCTTGGCAAGAACCTCTACCCCACCCTCTCGGTCTGGGAGAACATCGATTTTTTCGGCCGCCTCTTCGGCCAGGGCCGGGCGGAGCGGGAGCGCCGCGCCCGCCAGCTGCTGGAGGCCACCCACCTCTGGGCCTTTCGCGACAGGCCGGCCGGCAAGCTCTCCGGCGGCATGAAGCAGAAGCTGGGCCTCTGCTGCGCCCTTATCCACGATCCCAAGCTGCTGCTGCTGGACGAACCCACCACAGGCGTCGACCCTTTGAGCCGCCGCCAGTTCTGGACCCTGGTGGCCAAGATCCGTGAGGCCCGGCCCCAGATGAGCCTGGTGGTGGCCACCGCCTACATGGAAGAGGCCATGATGCTGGACCAGGTGATGGCCCTGGACGCCGGCAAGGTGCTGGCCCTGGACAGCCCCCAGGGGCTGCTGGCGCGCACCGGCAAGGCCGACCTCGAGGCCGCCTTCGTGGCCCTCAAGGGCGGCGACGGCCAGCCCTTCCAACCGCTGCCCCTTAAAGACGGTGGCGGCGAGCCGGCCATAGTGGCCGAGGCCCTGACCTGCCGCTTCGGCGATTTCACGGCCGTGGACCAGGTGAGCCTTAGCATAGAGAAGGGGGAGATCTTCGGCTTCCTCGGCTCCAACGGCTGCGGCAAGACCACCACCATGAAGATGCTCACAGGTCTCTTGCCCCCCACCGAGGGCAGCGCCACCATCTTCGGCGAACCGGTCACGGAGCACAGCCTGGCCATGCGCGCCAAGGTCGGCTACATGACCCAGGCCTTCTCCCTCTACGGTGAGCTGACGGTCAGGGCCAACCTGGAGCTGCACGCCAGGCTCTACGCCATCGCCGAGCCCCAGGCGCGGATAGCAGGGTTGCTGGCCCGCTTCGGCCTGGACGGCGCTGCAGAGCAGGGCGCCGAGGCCCTGCCGCTCGGCCTCAAGCAGCGCCTGCAGCTGGCCGTGGCCGTGCTGCACGGCCCCAGGCTGCTGATCCTCGACGAACCCACCTCTGGGGTGGATCCCCAGGCCCGCGACCAGTTCTGGACCTTGCTCCACGAGCTGTCCCGCCAGGAAGGGGTGACCATCTTCATCTCGACCCACTTCATGAACGAGGCGGGGCGCTGCGACCGCATCTCCCTGATGCACGCCGGCCAGGTGCTGGCCCAAGGCAAGCCGGAAGCGCTGGTGGCCGAAAGCGGCGCCGGCGATCTGGAAGGGGCCTTCATCCATTACCTGGAGGCTGCCCAGCCGCCCCAGGAGAGTGGCGACCTGGGGGGCGAGGTTGAAACCGAGGGCAGGGCGGTGGCCCCCTTCTCCTTGAAGCGGCTCTGGGCCTATGCCCGCCGCGAGTCCATGGAGATCAAGCGCGACCCCATCCGCCTGGCCTTTGCCCTGCTGGGCACCTTGCTGCTGATGGTGGTGTTCGGCTACGGCATCTCCTTCGACGTGGAGCACCTACCCTTCGCCGCCTTCGACCAGGATCAGAGCCCCTCGAGCCGGGCCTACCTGGAGGAGTTCCGCGGCTCCCGTTACTTCCAGGAACAGGCCCCGGTGGCCAGCGAGCAGGAGGCCATGGCGCGGCTGCGTAGCGGCAAGCTGCGGCTGGTGCTGGCCATACCGCCGGGCTTTGGCCGCGATCTCAAGGCCGGGCGCCACCCCCAGGTAGCGGCCTGGTTGGACGGCGCCATGCCCTTTCGCGGCGAGACGGCGAGAGGCTATGTGCTGGGGGTGCACCAGCAGTTCCTGGCAGACCGGCAGCTGGCCGGCCCCAATCCTGTCGATCTCGAGCTGCGCTTTCGCTACAACCAGGCCTTCAAGAGCGTCAACGCCATGGTGCCCGGGGTGCTGATGCTGCTGCTGGCCGTGATCCCGGCCATCCTCACTGCCGTCGGCGTGGTGCGGGAAAAGGAGCTGGGCTCCATCCTCAACCTCTACGCCACCCCTGTGACGCGCCTGGAGTTCCTGCTCGGCAAGCAGCTGCCCTATGTGCTCATCGCCTGCGTCAACGGCCTGACCATGCTGCTGCTGGCCCTCTGGCTCTTCCAGGTACCGGTCAAGGGCAGCTTCCTGGCCTTGGGGCTGGGGGTGCTGCTCTATGTCACCGCCACCACCGGCTTTGGGCTGCTCATCTCCGCCTTCGTGCGCACCCAGGTGGCGGCGCTCTTCGCCGCCGCCATCCTCTCCATACTGCCGGCCGTGAACTTCTCCGGCTTCATCGTGCCCCTGGCCTCCATGACGGGGGTGGCCAAGTGGATGGGGGTCCTGTTCCCGCCCGCCTATTTCCATACCCTCAGCGAAGGGGTCTTCGCCAAGGGCCTGGGGCTGGCCGAGCTGGTCCCCAGCCTGCTGGCCCTGGCGGCCTTTGCCGTACTCTTCGTGGCCCTGGCGGTGTCGGTGATGAAGGAGCAGGAGTCATGA
- a CDS encoding Na+/H+ antiporter family protein: MLLNPVILSVTLLLVLSLLRINVVVALALSALAAGLCGGLDINESLKAFSGGLGNGAEIALGYAMLGAFAVAIAHSGITEWGAAEIIGRLGATPSPRRRLVVKNILLLAILSMAIMSQNLVPIHIAFIPILIPPLLGVLSDLKVDRRLVACIMTFGLVTPYMVLPVGFGGIFLNKLLLPNLTNNGLHIDAALLPKAMLIPGLGMVVGLLIAVFFSYRKPRHYDTSHVPGEPPDHRKPDWKTLTVSVLALGIAFALQRYTDSVILGALVGFCVFILGGVVPWKESQDAFTDGVRMMSLIGFIMITASGYAEVVKATGAVDTLVQSLSGDLQSKPMAAALMLLVGLFVTMGIGSSFSTVPIIATLYVPLCMSLGFSPLATAAIVGTAAALGDAGSPASDSTVGPTAGLNADGQHDHIRDSVLPTFIHYNLPLLVAGWVAAMVL; the protein is encoded by the coding sequence ATGTTACTCAATCCCGTCATCCTTTCCGTCACCCTGCTGCTGGTGCTGAGCCTGCTGCGCATCAACGTGGTGGTGGCCCTGGCCCTGTCGGCCCTGGCCGCAGGCCTTTGTGGCGGCCTCGACATCAACGAGAGCCTCAAGGCCTTCTCCGGCGGCCTCGGCAACGGCGCCGAGATCGCCCTAGGCTACGCCATGCTGGGGGCCTTCGCCGTGGCCATAGCCCACTCCGGCATCACCGAATGGGGAGCGGCCGAGATCATTGGCCGCCTGGGGGCCACGCCCAGCCCGCGCCGCCGCCTGGTGGTCAAGAACATACTGCTGCTGGCGATCCTCAGCATGGCCATCATGTCCCAGAACCTGGTGCCCATCCATATCGCCTTCATCCCCATACTGATACCGCCGCTGCTGGGGGTGCTCAGCGACCTCAAGGTGGACCGCCGCCTGGTGGCCTGCATCATGACCTTCGGCCTGGTGACCCCCTACATGGTGCTGCCGGTGGGCTTCGGCGGCATCTTCCTCAACAAGCTGCTGCTGCCCAACCTCACCAACAACGGCCTCCATATCGATGCGGCCCTGCTGCCCAAGGCCATGTTGATCCCGGGCCTCGGCATGGTGGTGGGCCTGCTGATCGCCGTCTTCTTCAGCTACCGCAAGCCGCGCCACTATGACACCAGCCATGTGCCGGGCGAGCCGCCTGACCACCGCAAACCGGACTGGAAGACCCTGACCGTCTCTGTGCTGGCGCTGGGCATCGCCTTTGCCCTGCAGCGCTACACCGATTCGGTGATCCTCGGCGCCCTGGTGGGCTTCTGCGTCTTCATCCTTGGCGGCGTGGTGCCCTGGAAGGAGAGCCAGGACGCCTTCACCGACGGGGTCCGGATGATGTCCCTCATCGGCTTCATCATGATCACCGCCTCCGGCTACGCCGAGGTGGTCAAGGCCACGGGCGCCGTCGACACATTGGTGCAGAGCCTGTCCGGGGATCTGCAGTCCAAGCCCATGGCGGCGGCCCTGATGCTGCTGGTGGGGCTCTTCGTGACCATGGGCATCGGCTCCAGCTTCTCCACAGTGCCCATCATCGCCACCCTCTATGTGCCGCTCTGCATGAGCCTCGGCTTCTCGCCGCTCGCCACCGCCGCCATCGTCGGCACGGCCGCGGCCCTGGGGGACGCCGGCTCGCCGGCCTCGGACAGCACAGTAGGCCCCACGGCCGGCCTCAACGCCGACGGCCAGCACGACCATATCCGCGATTCGGTGCTGCCCACCTTCATCCACTACAACCTGCCGCTGCTGGTGGCGGGCTGGGTGGCGGCCATGGTGCTCTAG
- a CDS encoding AbrB family transcriptional regulator, which produces MSRLNAWAALLLLSLLFTLPLEALKLPAALLLGPMLAAMVLGVRDAPLALPKAGYSLAQVLIGLMVAASISLGLLHSLKSQLPLYLLVVLAILVLSGLIGWWLCKGPWLPGTTALWGIFPGAASAMVMMAQSGGADMGLVALMQYLRVLLVALSASLVAHVVGTAPHELQVPPWDGLGFALTALLALALMLAGRRFKLAAAPFLLAMGLGAALHLGLGFELVLPPWLLGAAYVVLGWQVGLGFTRETLALARKALLPMLLAIGLLMGLCALIGLVLVWLLGVSPLTAYLATSPGGMDAIAIIAAGSGVNLPFVMAIQTLRFVLILLFGPSLAAFLARRFERRQARLGPP; this is translated from the coding sequence TTGTCGCGCCTTAACGCCTGGGCAGCCCTGTTGCTGCTGTCGCTGCTGTTCACCCTGCCCCTCGAGGCCCTCAAGCTGCCCGCCGCCCTGCTGCTGGGGCCCATGCTGGCCGCCATGGTGCTGGGGGTGAGGGACGCGCCCCTGGCCCTGCCCAAGGCCGGCTACTCGCTGGCCCAGGTGTTGATCGGCCTGATGGTGGCGGCCAGCATCTCCCTGGGGCTGCTGCACAGCCTCAAGAGCCAGTTGCCCCTCTACCTGCTGGTGGTGCTGGCGATACTGGTGCTGAGCGGCCTGATCGGCTGGTGGCTGTGCAAGGGGCCCTGGTTGCCCGGCACCACGGCCCTTTGGGGCATATTCCCCGGCGCCGCCTCGGCCATGGTGATGATGGCCCAGAGCGGCGGCGCCGACATGGGCCTGGTGGCCTTGATGCAGTACCTGAGGGTGCTGCTGGTGGCCCTGAGCGCCTCCCTGGTGGCCCATGTTGTGGGCACGGCTCCCCATGAACTCCAAGTCCCGCCCTGGGACGGCCTGGGCTTTGCCCTGACGGCGCTGCTGGCCCTCGCCCTGATGCTGGCCGGGCGGCGCTTCAAGCTGGCGGCGGCCCCTTTCCTCCTGGCCATGGGCCTGGGGGCGGCGCTGCACCTGGGGCTGGGATTTGAGCTGGTGCTGCCGCCCTGGCTGCTGGGGGCCGCCTATGTGGTGCTGGGCTGGCAGGTGGGCCTTGGCTTTACCCGCGAGACCCTGGCCTTGGCGAGGAAGGCGCTGCTGCCCATGCTGCTGGCCATAGGCCTCCTGATGGGGCTTTGCGCCCTTATCGGCCTGGTGCTGGTGTGGCTGCTGGGGGTCTCGCCCCTTACCGCCTATCTTGCCACCAGCCCCGGCGGCATGGACGCCATCGCCATCATCGCCGCCGGCAGCGGCGTCAACCTGCCCTTCGTGATGGCTATCCAGACGCTGCGCTTTGTCTTGATTTTGCTGTTTGGACCCAGTTTGGCGGCCTTCTTGGCGAGGCGTTTCGAGCGAAGGCAGGCCCGCTTGGGGCCGCCTTGA